DNA sequence from the Cellulophaga sp. HaHaR_3_176 genome:
ACTAGGTTGGAAAGCTGAATCTACCTTAGATGAAGCAATGAAATCTGCTTGGGACTGGGAGGTTAAAATACGTAGTTAAGTATTTTTTTAAATTATTAATTCATATAAAAAGAGCAAAAGTAGTTTCATCTACTTTTGCTCTTTTTTGTTAAATAATGTGAAAGGAGAACTAAATTAGTAGATGCTATCGTAATTACTATATGATGGTTAATTTTTTAGATACTAAAACATTATTAGATGCCTCTGTTGAAGAGAACTTATATGATAATTTAGTAGCACAACTTACTAAAGATTTTGGGTTGGCTAATATAGCTATAGATATACCTTTTAAAGTTTCTCCTAAAAACCTTAAAACAATACTCCATCAAAAAGTATATAGGTTAATGATGGAGCGTTTTTCTGAATATTTAAACTTGCTTTATATTATAGATGTTCCAGAAAAAAAGGTAAAAGAAATTAAAGTAGAAGATGTTGTTAAAATAGCAGATGAAGTATCTTTTCTAATATTAAAACGAGAATTCCAAAAAGTCTGGTTCAGAAATAAATATGCTATTTAAAAGTAAATTCTAACAAAAGGAATTAAAGCATCAGAATAAATACTTCTTTCATCATGGAGCACATTATATTTTAACCCAACTGTAAAATTCTTATTTACATACCCAGCTCCTAGGTATAATGCGGGGCTCCAGTAATTATCTTTAAAATTTGTTCCATTAAAAGCAAACGATCTATTTATTCGTAATTGCTCTAATTCTCCTGATAGTTGAATCGCAGGGATGATATTGTATAATGATATCAAACTCCCACCATAAGCAGTGAGTTTATTGTTGTCAAACTTTGCGTAACTAAAGTTTAATTGTACCCCAGCAGCAAATTGATCATTTACTTGATAAATAGCACTTGGAGAAATCGAACCATTAAAGTAGTTGTTGCCAAACCCTAGTCCAATTCCACCTCCATATCTAACATTTTTCCAGAATTCAGAGCTATTATTTGTGTTTTGAGACAAGCAAGGTTTGATTGCAAATATCAAAATCACAATAAAAAGCATTTTTTTCAAGCTTAAATCAACCATTTTATTCATTATTGTTATTTTTCTTTAATATTAGTATCTAATATATGACTAGAAATCTTAAAAGTTGTATTTTTGATTAAATTTTATTCACAGGGAAGAGAAAATTATTTATGGATAAATATTCCTTTTTAAACGCTGCACATACTTCATTTTTAGCAGAGTTATATGACAAGTATTTAGTTAGTCCGGATAGTGTTGAGCCAAGTTGGCGAGCATTTTTTCAAGGATTTGATTTTGGTCAAGAGAGTTTATTAGACGAATTAGACTTGCCTGCACAGGCAGCAACGTCAAATTCCTCAACTGTTTCTGAGATGCCTCAGTCACTTCAGAAAGAGTTTCAGGTAATTCGTTTAATAGATGGTTACAGATCTCGCGGACATTTGTTTACAAAAACAAATCCAGTTCGAGAGAGAAGAAAATATGAACCAACATTATCTATTGAAAACTTTGGACTAGCAACATCTGATTTGAAAACGGTTTTTACTGCAGGAGAAATTCTAGGTATAGGGCCAAGCTCATTAGAAGATATTATAAAGCATTTGACAAATATATATTGCGACGCAATTGGTGTTGAATATATGTATATCAGAAATCCAGAACGTATAGAGTGGATTCAAAACTGGTTGAATGTAAATGATAATCACCCTAATTATGGTGATGATAGAAAGAAAAATATTCTTCGAAAATTAAATCAAGCGGTATCGTTTGAAAGTTTTTTACATACAAAATATGTAGGTCAAAAACGTTTTTCATTAGAAGGTAATGAGTCGCTAATACCATCATTGGATGCTGTTGTTGAAAGAGCAGCTGAAATGGGTGTTGAGCAATTTGTTATGGGTATGGCTCATAGGGGTAGATTGAATGTGTTAACCAATATTTTTGGTAAAGCAGCAAAAGATATTTTTAGTGAGTTTGATGGTAAAGATTACGAACAAGTAATTTTTGACGGAGATGTTAAATATCATTTAGGTTGGACCTCTGATAGAATGTCTGATAATGGTAATAAAATAAAAATGAATATCGCTCCAAATCCTTCTCATTTAGAGACTGTAGGCGCTGTAGTTGAGGGTATTACAAGAGCAAAGCAAGATGCTCATTATAAAGATGATTTTTCTAAAGTACTACCAATAGTAGTACATGGTGATGCTGCAATAGCTGGTCAAGGCTTAGTATACGAAGTAATACAGATGGCTAGTTTGGATGGTTATAAAACCGGAGGAACCATACATATGGTTGTAAATAATCAAATTGGTTTTACAACAAATTATTTAGATGCAAGAAGTTCTACCTATTGTACTGATGTTGGTAAAGTTACTCTAAGTCCTGTTTTACATGTTAATGCTGATGATGTAGAGGCTGTAGTACATGCTTCTTTATTTGCGTTAGAATATAGAATGCGTTTTCAAAGAGATGTATTTATAGATTTACTTGGGTACCGTAAGTATGGGCATAACGAAGGTGATGAGCCTCGTTTTACGCAACCTAAGCTTTATAAAGCAATTGCTAAGCATGAAAATCCAAGAGATATTTATGCGGCTAAACTAATTGCAGAAGGTATAATTGATGAAAATTATATTGGCAAATTAGAGCAAGAATATAAAGATTCACTTGAAACAGAATTAGAAGACTCTCGTAAAGAAGATAAAACTGTAATCACGCCATTTATGGCTGATGAATGGAAAGGTTTTGTGAGAGTTCAAGAAGATGAAATGGCTAAGCCAATTGATACTTCTTATAATAAAAAAGGACTTGTTGAAATAGCAGAGTCATTAACCTCATTACCAAAAGACAAAAAGTTCTTAAGAAAGGTAGATAAGTTAGTTGCTGATCGTAAGAAAATGTTTTTTGAGTCTGATAAGTTAGACTGGGCAATGGGTGAGCTTTTGGCTTACGGGTCGTTGTTGCAAGAAGGTTATGGTGTAAGAATGTCTGGTCAAGATGTTGAACGTGGTACCTTCTCTCACCGTCATGCAGTGGTTAAGGTAGAAGATAGTGAGGAAGAAGTAATTCCTTTAAATCTTATAAAGAATAAAAAAGGAGATTTTCAAATTTATAACTCACATCTATCAGAGTATGGTGTTGTAGGTTTCGATTATGGATACTCTATGGCAAGCCCGAATACGCTTACAATTTGGGAAGCGCAATTTGGAGATTTTAGCAATGGTGCTCAAATCATGATTGATCAATATATTTCTGCTGCTGAGGACAAGTGGAAACTTCAAAATGGTTTGGTAATGTTGTTGCCGCATGGTTATGAGGGTCAAGGTGCTGAGCATTCTTCAGCCCGTATGGAGCGTTTCTTGCAATTATGTGCAAGTGATAATATGTTTATAGCAGATGTCACGACACCTGCGAATATGTTTCACTTGTTAAGAAGGCAAATGAAAGCTAATTATAGAAAACCTTTAGTTGTTTTTACTCCGAAAAGTTTATTGCGTCATCCAAAAGCAGTTTCTTCAATAGAAGAATTTGAAAAAGGAGGCTTCCAAGAAATTATTGATGATAAAACAGCAGTTGTTAAAAACATTAAAACGTTAGTTTTCTGTACAGGTAAATTTTATTATGATTTACTAGCGGCTCGAGAAGAAAATTCTAGAGAAGATGTGGCACTTGTTCGTGTAGAGCAATTATTCCCACTTCCTGCATCTAAGATGACAGAGTTGATTAAAAAGTATAATGCCGATGACATTGTTTGGGCTCAAGAAGAACCTAGAAACATGGGGGCTTGGAGTCATATAATGATGCATTATAGTGAGGCGAGTAAGCTTAGGGTGGCATCAAGAAGATTCTATGCTTCGCCCGCAGCAGGTAGTTCGGTTCGTTCGAAAAGACGTCATCAAGAGGTTATTGATTATGTTTTCGATAAGACTAAGGATAATATGATTCGTCCGACGAAATAAATAGAAGCAATCAAAAAATAATAAAAATACAGGTTACAAATTAAAATTATAAGATAATGATTTTAGAAATGAAAGTTCCTTCACCAGGGGAGTCTATAACAGAAGTAGAAATTGCAGCTTGGTTAGTTCAAGATGGTGATTATGTTGAAAAAGACCAAGCAATTGCTGAGGTTGATTCAGATAAGGCTACATTAGAATTACCTGCTGAAGAAAGTGGAATAATCACTTTAAAAGCAGAAGAAGGTGATGCTGTAGCAGTTGGTGAAGTAGTTTGTTTAATTGATACTAGTGCTGAAAAGCCTAGTGGTTCAGCTAAGCCAGCAACTGAAGAACCAAAAAAAGAAGCTAAGAAAGAGGAGAAAGCTCCTGAGCCTGTAAAAGTAAAAGAAACATATGCATCAGGAACAGCGTCTCCTGCAGCTAAAAAAATACTTGCCGAAAAAGGAATTGAAGCAGGAGCAGTAAATGGATCAGGAAAAGATGGTAGAATTACTAAAGAAGATGCAGTAAGTGCTGTTCCTTCTATGGGAACTCCTACCGGTGGTAATAGAGGAGAAAGTAGATCTAAATTGTCTATGTTGCGTAGAAAAGTAGCAGAGCGTTTGGTTTCAGTTAAAAATGAAACGGCTATGTTAACTACTTTTAACGAAGTAGATATGTCTCCTATATTCGAGCTTAGAAAGCAATATAAAGAAGATTTTAAAAGTAAGCACGGAGTTGGATTAGGCTTTATGTCATTCTTTACAAAAGCAGTAGTTAGGGCGTTAGAGCTTTATCCTTCTGTAAACTCTATGATAGATGGTAAGGAAATGATTTCTTACGATTTTTGCGATGTTAGTATTGCAGTATCAGGACCAAAAGGATTAATGGTTCCTGTTATTAGAAATGCTGAAAACTTAACTTTTAGAGGGGTAGAAGCAGAAGTTAAAAGGCTTGCAATTAGAGCTAGAGATGGAGGTATTACTGTTGATGAAATGACGGGTGGTACTTTTACAATTACTAACGGAGGTGTTTTTGGGTCAATGTTATCAACTCCAATCATAAACCCTCCACAAAGTGCAATTTTAGGAATGCACAATATTGTAGAGAGACCAATTGTTAGAGATGGCGAAATTGTAATTGCACCTATAATGTATGTGGCTTTATCTTATGATCATAGAATAATTGATGGTAAAGAGTCTGTAGGTTTCTTAGTAGCGGTTAAAGAAGCATTAGAAAATCCAGTAGAATTACTGATGAATAATAATGTAAATAAAGGTTTAGAATTGTAATTTTTACCTTTTAATAAATAAAAAAGCCTGAAGATAAAATCTTCAGGCTTTTTTATTTATACATAATCGAGTTGTTTAATTACAACCCATATCCTCTTTAGAAGTGGGGTCTGCATTAGGGAAACATAAACCTGTCGGTAATGATGCAGGATCATATCTTTTTAAGTCGTTGTCATGTAAACTCTTCTCTATAAATTCAGTAATTAAAGTGATTTCATTGTCATTAAGGCCTAAAGGGGAAAATTTATCAGATACCATCTCATTAGGTACTTCGTTATTTTGTTTAACACCATTATTTTTATATTCAATAACTTCTCTTACGCTTGTAAAGTTACCTCCGTGCCCTAAGAATTGTACATCTGCTAAATTGTAAAGTTGTGGTACTTTAAATTTGTAGTTGTCAGTAGGGTTGTTCGTAAAACCTCCTCGACCTTTTTTTGTAACCTCGTCAGTTATACCATGTACACCTGAGCCCGAAAGGTCATTCATGCCTAATGTATAAAAATTTTCAGAGTTAAGTGCAGGTCCAGAATGACATTCGTAACATCTGGCTTTCCCAAAAAATAATAAAGCACCTTTTTTTTCATTTTTATTCATTGCTCTAGTGTCACCTTTTAGCCAGTTCTGAAAATCTGTATTATTAGCAAGTAGCGTTCTTTCATAAGCAGCAATTGCTAGGCCAGCAGTTGTTATTGAGTATCTTTCAGATTTATCTACTTCTGGAAAAGCATTATCAAATAACTTAACATACTTGTTTTCATCACAAAAAGCTTTATCTATTCCCATTCTGTGAACAGATAGGCCTGCAATAGCCTGGGTTTCTACACCTTCAAAACCTAAAATATTTACAGCTTTTGGTGTTCCTTCAGTCCAATTTGCTTCTGTACCAATATTA
Encoded proteins:
- a CDS encoding alpha-ketoglutarate decarboxylase, translated to MNKMVDLSLKKMLFIVILIFAIKPCLSQNTNNSSEFWKNVRYGGGIGLGFGNNYFNGSISPSAIYQVNDQFAAGVQLNFSYAKFDNNKLTAYGGSLISLYNIIPAIQLSGELEQLRINRSFAFNGTNFKDNYWSPALYLGAGYVNKNFTVGLKYNVLHDERSIYSDALIPFVRIYF
- a CDS encoding 2-oxoglutarate dehydrogenase E1 component, with protein sequence MDKYSFLNAAHTSFLAELYDKYLVSPDSVEPSWRAFFQGFDFGQESLLDELDLPAQAATSNSSTVSEMPQSLQKEFQVIRLIDGYRSRGHLFTKTNPVRERRKYEPTLSIENFGLATSDLKTVFTAGEILGIGPSSLEDIIKHLTNIYCDAIGVEYMYIRNPERIEWIQNWLNVNDNHPNYGDDRKKNILRKLNQAVSFESFLHTKYVGQKRFSLEGNESLIPSLDAVVERAAEMGVEQFVMGMAHRGRLNVLTNIFGKAAKDIFSEFDGKDYEQVIFDGDVKYHLGWTSDRMSDNGNKIKMNIAPNPSHLETVGAVVEGITRAKQDAHYKDDFSKVLPIVVHGDAAIAGQGLVYEVIQMASLDGYKTGGTIHMVVNNQIGFTTNYLDARSSTYCTDVGKVTLSPVLHVNADDVEAVVHASLFALEYRMRFQRDVFIDLLGYRKYGHNEGDEPRFTQPKLYKAIAKHENPRDIYAAKLIAEGIIDENYIGKLEQEYKDSLETELEDSRKEDKTVITPFMADEWKGFVRVQEDEMAKPIDTSYNKKGLVEIAESLTSLPKDKKFLRKVDKLVADRKKMFFESDKLDWAMGELLAYGSLLQEGYGVRMSGQDVERGTFSHRHAVVKVEDSEEEVIPLNLIKNKKGDFQIYNSHLSEYGVVGFDYGYSMASPNTLTIWEAQFGDFSNGAQIMIDQYISAAEDKWKLQNGLVMLLPHGYEGQGAEHSSARMERFLQLCASDNMFIADVTTPANMFHLLRRQMKANYRKPLVVFTPKSLLRHPKAVSSIEEFEKGGFQEIIDDKTAVVKNIKTLVFCTGKFYYDLLAAREENSREDVALVRVEQLFPLPASKMTELIKKYNADDIVWAQEEPRNMGAWSHIMMHYSEASKLRVASRRFYASPAAGSSVRSKRRHQEVIDYVFDKTKDNMIRPTK
- the odhB gene encoding 2-oxoglutarate dehydrogenase complex dihydrolipoyllysine-residue succinyltransferase; translated protein: MILEMKVPSPGESITEVEIAAWLVQDGDYVEKDQAIAEVDSDKATLELPAEESGIITLKAEEGDAVAVGEVVCLIDTSAEKPSGSAKPATEEPKKEAKKEEKAPEPVKVKETYASGTASPAAKKILAEKGIEAGAVNGSGKDGRITKEDAVSAVPSMGTPTGGNRGESRSKLSMLRRKVAERLVSVKNETAMLTTFNEVDMSPIFELRKQYKEDFKSKHGVGLGFMSFFTKAVVRALELYPSVNSMIDGKEMISYDFCDVSIAVSGPKGLMVPVIRNAENLTFRGVEAEVKRLAIRARDGGITVDEMTGGTFTITNGGVFGSMLSTPIINPPQSAILGMHNIVERPIVRDGEIVIAPIMYVALSYDHRIIDGKESVGFLVAVKEALENPVELLMNNNVNKGLEL
- a CDS encoding cytochrome-c peroxidase, with the translated sequence MLFKLKFKHLALLITFYVLTSCSDDSDYTAINLETEDKQLQEVLINLSGSLDTFILPQSTDYQSIPSDPKNPITESKVALGKLLFYETGIGINSKKETNKATYSCASCHHSGAGFQSGIKQGIGDGGMGFGLHGEARVMDPNYTEDLIDIQPIRSPTVLNSAYQKLMLWNGQFGATDDNIGTEANWTEGTPKAVNILGFEGVETQAIAGLSVHRMGIDKAFCDENKYVKLFDNAFPEVDKSERYSITTAGLAIAAYERTLLANNTDFQNWLKGDTRAMNKNEKKGALLFFGKARCYECHSGPALNSENFYTLGMNDLSGSGVHGITDEVTKKGRGGFTNNPTDNYKFKVPQLYNLADVQFLGHGGNFTSVREVIEYKNNGVKQNNEVPNEMVSDKFSPLGLNDNEITLITEFIEKSLHDNDLKRYDPASLPTGLCFPNADPTSKEDMGCN